A single window of Bufo bufo chromosome 10, aBufBuf1.1, whole genome shotgun sequence DNA harbors:
- the TNNT3 gene encoding troponin T, fast skeletal muscle isoform X28 translates to MSDTEDVEQVEEEKPKPKLTAPKIPDGEKVDFDDIQKKRQNKDLIELQSLIDQHFEGRKKEEEELIGLKERIEKRRAERSDQQRIRAEKEKERQNRLAEEKARREEQDALRRAEDDMKKKKALSSMGASYSSYLAKADQKRGKKQTAREQKKKILADRRKPLNVDHMNEDKLRDKAKELWDWLYELESEKFEMGEKLKKQKYEVTTLRNRIDQLQKHSKKAAGGKGKVGGRWK, encoded by the exons AGGAGAAGCCAAAGCCCAA ACTCACTGCACCTAAAATACCAGATGGAGAGAAAGTAGACTTTGAT GATATCCAGAAGAAGAGACAGAACAAGGACTTGATTGAGTTGCAGTCTCTCATTGACCAGCACTTTGAGGGCCGTAAGAAGGAAGAAGAAGAACTTATTGGATTGAAAGAAAGAATT GAGAAACGTAGAGCCGAAAGATCTGACCAGCAGAGGATCAGAGCCGAAAAAGAGAAGGAGCGTCAGAACAGACTTGCT GAGGAGAAAGCAAGAAGAGAGGAACAGGATGCCTTGAGACGTGCTGAGGATGACATGAAGAAGAAGAAGGCTCTGTCCTCCATGGGAGCCTCATACAGCAGCTACCTAGCCAAG GCTGACCAGAAAAGAGGCAAGAAGCAAACAGCCCGTGAGCAGAAGAAGAAGATTCTGGCAGATCGTCGCAAGCCCCTGAACGTTGACCACATGAATGAGGACAAACTCAG GGACAAGGCCAAGGAGCTTTGGGACTGGCTGTACGAACTGGAATCTGAGAAGTTTGAGATGGGAGAGAAGCTCAAGAAACAGAAATATGAG GTTACAACTCTCAGGAACCGTATTGATCAACTGCAGAAACA TAGCAAGAAGGCAGCTGGAGGCAAAGGAAAAGTTGGAGGCCGCTGGAAGTAA